The segment CCAAGGAGTTCGCGGCGCGCCTTGTGGCGCAGGGGCTCTCCCGGCGTGACGCTGCCAAGGCGCTCGCCGAGGCGTACGGCCTGCCATCGCGCGACGCCTACAAGATCGCCAGCGGGGTAGTGTGAGATGCCCGTCTGGCCTGCGCCGGGAGACGTCGTGGTGGTGCACAGCGCCGCCAGCGAGTTCGAGGCCATCGCGATCCGCGATCTGCTCGAGGCCGTCGGCGTGCACGCGATGATCCGCTCGCGCGTGGTTCCCGGCTACGGGGTGCCGACGATGGCCGGCGACCAGGCCGGCATCGTGGCGGAGATCATCGTGCGCCCCGAGCAGAAGGACGACGCCCGCGCGCTGATTGCCGACTACCTGGCCGCACTCGAGGAGGAGGACGCTCCGCCGTGACCCGCCGTTCCGAATGGTGGCAGGACGTGTTCAACCGGCGGGCGTTCTTCGCTCTCTACCAGAAGGCCGACCTGGACCGCGCCGCAAAACAGGTAGATCAGGCGCTCTCCCTGCTTGACCTCCGCCCGCCCGCGCGCGTGCTGGACGTCTGCTGCGGCTACGGCCGCCACAGCGTGGAGCTGGCCCGAAGGGGGTTCGCGGTCGCCGGCGTGGACATCTCCGAGGCCCAGGTGGCGCAGGCGCACCACCATGCCGCCTCTGCCGGCGTCGGCCCTGCGTTCGTGGTGGGCGATGCGCGGGCGCTCCCGCTAGGGGCCGGTTTCGATGCCGCGATCAACATGTTCCTTTCGTTTGGCTACTTCGCGACCGATGCCGAGAGCCAGGCGATGCTGGACGGCGTGGCGCGGGTGCTGCGCCGCGGCGGCCGCCTGCTCATTGACTTCTGGAACCACGAGCACGAGATCCGCAACTTCCAGCCGGTAGTGCTGGACCGGCGCGACGACGAGATCCTGGAGATCGAGGACTGGACTTTCGAGCCGCTGGCAGGCCGGTTGAGCTGGGTCAACACCGTGATCTATCCCGACGGCCGCCGCGAGGCATGGACGCAGTCCATCCGGGCCTTCACGGTCGCGGAGGTGAGGAAGATGCTCGGCGCGGCCGGATTCGCGCTGGTGGCCCTCTACGGCAGTCTTGCAGGTGAGCCCTACACGATGGACTCGGAGGCGGCGGTCTTCGTGGCCGAGAGGCGTTGAGCCGCCTGGCGGGCTGCCCTGTCATGGACCACAGGCAGGCGGCCGGATCCTCTACCGCCACGCGGTCGTGAACGCCGCGATGAAGAACGTGGAGAGGCCCAGAACCACGATACCCAGCACGATGCCGGTGACGGCCTCATCGAGACCGCCCACTCCACGGGTCTTGAGAACCCGGTACAGCCCCAGGATCCCCAGCGTGATTGCCCCGAGGGCCAGGATGCAGTTGATGCCCGGCAGCCAGCAGACGCGCAGGGCGATCAGGCCCAGCGCGAAGCTCAGCCCGGCTGCGCGGGGCAGGATCCCGCTCTTCTGCGCTGCTTGCGGCGGACCCGTGGTCT is part of the Armatimonadota bacterium genome and harbors:
- a CDS encoding class I SAM-dependent methyltransferase; the protein is MTRRSEWWQDVFNRRAFFALYQKADLDRAAKQVDQALSLLDLRPPARVLDVCCGYGRHSVELARRGFAVAGVDISEAQVAQAHHHAASAGVGPAFVVGDARALPLGAGFDAAINMFLSFGYFATDAESQAMLDGVARVLRRGGRLLIDFWNHEHEIRNFQPVVLDRRDDEILEIEDWTFEPLAGRLSWVNTVIYPDGRREAWTQSIRAFTVAEVRKMLGAAGFALVALYGSLAGEPYTMDSEAAVFVAERR